A window from Cellulomonas sp. C5510 encodes these proteins:
- a CDS encoding succinate dehydrogenase hydrophobic membrane anchor subunit, translating to MATIAAPRTRGTGPGRRTSRGNWELYGWVFMRASGVVLLVLIFGHLFVNLVAGEGISAIDFGFVAGKWASPFWQIWDLLMLWLAMIHGTNGVRTIINDYAERDGTRLVLKLALYAAFTVVVVLGTLVIFTFDPCPANSPADLLPSFCTA from the coding sequence ATGGCGACGATCGCCGCCCCGCGCACGCGGGGTACCGGGCCCGGCCGCCGGACGTCGCGCGGCAACTGGGAGCTCTACGGCTGGGTGTTCATGCGCGCGTCCGGCGTCGTGCTGCTCGTGCTGATCTTCGGGCACCTGTTCGTGAACCTGGTCGCCGGCGAGGGCATCTCCGCCATCGACTTCGGGTTCGTCGCCGGCAAGTGGGCGTCCCCGTTCTGGCAGATCTGGGACCTGCTCATGCTGTGGCTCGCGATGATCCACGGCACCAACGGCGTCCGGACGATCATCAACGACTACGCCGAGCGCGACGGCACCCGGCTGGTGCTCAAGCTCGCCCTGTACGCGGCGTTCACCGTCGTGGTGGTGCTGGGCACGCTGGTGATCTTCACCTTCGACCCGTGCCCCGCGAACAGCCCGGCGGACCTGCTGCCGTCGTTCTGCACCGCCTGA
- the sdhC gene encoding succinate dehydrogenase, cytochrome b556 subunit, with product MPTTPTAPAAAPPRAARKRTPGGTLYRGREGMWSWVAHRVTGVLIFFFLLVHVLDTSLVRVSPEAYNAVIGTYKNPVMGLGEAGLVAAIVFHAFNGIRILLVDFWSKGAKYQRVMLWVVLGLFVVTMAGFLPRHLMHVFGGE from the coding sequence GTGCCTACGACGCCGACCGCGCCCGCCGCCGCACCCCCCCGGGCGGCCCGGAAGCGGACCCCCGGCGGCACCCTCTACCGCGGCCGCGAAGGCATGTGGTCCTGGGTCGCCCACCGCGTGACCGGCGTGCTGATCTTCTTCTTCCTGCTCGTGCACGTGCTGGACACGTCGCTGGTGCGGGTCTCGCCCGAGGCGTACAACGCCGTGATCGGCACCTACAAGAACCCGGTCATGGGGCTCGGCGAGGCCGGTCTCGTGGCCGCCATCGTCTTCCACGCGTTCAACGGCATCCGGATCCTGCTCGTGGACTTCTGGTCCAAGGGCGCGAAGTACCAGCGCGTCATGCTCTGGGTCGTGCTCGGCCTGTTCGTCGTGACGATGGCGGGCTTCCTGCCGCGGCACCTCATGCACGTCTTCGGAGGCGAGTGA
- a CDS encoding mannose-1-phosphate guanylyltransferase, producing MSERPTAPPARPRPIPGFHAVVPAGGAGTRLWPLSRQGSPKFLHDLTGTGRTLLQGTVDRLVPLTGEDGVLVVTGARHAAAVAEQLPELGASQVLAEPSPRDSMAAIGLAAAVLARRHGPETVLGSFAADHVIVDLEAFWGAVAEGVAAARAGYVVTIGITATEPSTAFGYVRSGAPLGVPDAPSARHVAGFTEKPDAETAAAYLATGEYRWNAGMFLVQAGVLLDHLATQLPALAEGLRTIASAWDDPDRRDQVLAEVWPGLTKIAIDHAIAEPVAAAGGVAVVPGSFTWDDVGDFASLGALLPTVDAEAARTLGDDAAVQRIAAPGALVVPAAGRTVTVLGVPDAVVVDTPDALLVTTREHAQAVKQAVDGWRARGRDDLL from the coding sequence ATGTCCGAGCGCCCGACGGCCCCGCCCGCACGTCCCCGCCCGATCCCCGGCTTCCACGCCGTGGTGCCCGCCGGGGGTGCCGGCACGCGGCTCTGGCCGCTGTCCCGGCAGGGCTCGCCGAAGTTCCTGCACGACCTCACGGGGACGGGCCGCACCCTCCTGCAGGGCACGGTCGACCGGCTGGTCCCGCTGACCGGCGAGGACGGCGTGCTCGTCGTCACGGGCGCCCGGCACGCCGCGGCCGTGGCGGAGCAGCTGCCGGAGCTGGGCGCCTCGCAGGTGCTCGCGGAGCCCTCGCCGCGTGACTCGATGGCCGCGATCGGGCTCGCGGCGGCGGTGCTCGCGCGGCGGCACGGCCCGGAGACGGTGCTGGGCTCGTTCGCCGCGGACCACGTCATCGTCGACCTCGAGGCGTTCTGGGGCGCGGTCGCCGAGGGCGTCGCGGCCGCGCGGGCCGGGTACGTCGTGACGATCGGCATCACGGCGACCGAGCCCTCGACGGCCTTCGGCTACGTCCGCTCCGGCGCCCCGCTCGGCGTGCCCGACGCCCCGAGCGCCCGGCACGTCGCAGGCTTCACGGAGAAGCCGGACGCCGAGACCGCCGCCGCGTACCTCGCCACGGGGGAGTACCGCTGGAACGCGGGCATGTTCCTCGTGCAGGCGGGCGTCCTGCTGGACCACCTCGCGACCCAGCTCCCGGCGCTCGCCGAGGGCCTGCGCACGATCGCCTCGGCCTGGGACGACCCGGACCGCCGGGACCAGGTGCTCGCGGAGGTCTGGCCGGGTCTGACGAAGATCGCCATCGACCACGCCATCGCCGAGCCGGTCGCCGCCGCGGGCGGTGTGGCCGTCGTGCCGGGGTCGTTCACGTGGGACGACGTCGGCGACTTCGCGTCGCTCGGCGCTCTCCTGCCGACGGTCGACGCCGAGGCGGCCCGCACGCTCGGCGACGACGCGGCCGTGCAGCGGATCGCGGCGCCCGGTGCGCTGGTGGTCCCCGCTGCCGGCCGCACCGTCACCGTGCTCGGTGTCCCCGACGCGGTGGTCGTGGACACCCCGGACGCGCTGCTCGTGACGACGCGGGAGCACGCCCAGGCCGTGAAGCAGGCGGTGGACGGCTGGCGGGCGCGGGGGCGCGACGACCTGCTCTGA
- a CDS encoding amidohydrolase, with amino-acid sequence MIVDASRVTQLVATLHPELVEIRRDIHAHPELGRTEQRTTRLVADRLRLAGLTPRLLPGTGLTCDIGPSPLETGRRRIALRADIDALPVQETTGLPFASTVHGVAHACGHDVHTAAVLGAGLVLAELHSTGDLPVGVRLLLQPAEEVQPGGALDVISAGGLDGIGRIFAVHCDPKVDVGRIGTRIGPITSASDEITVVVTGPGGHTSRPHLTGDVVYALGQVITQVPAVLGRRLDPRSGVNLTWGAVQAGAAHNAIPASGSVRGTLRCLDVRAWERATQVVHDAVEQVVAPYGVEVEVRHQRGVPPVENDERAVAVLEGAARDVLGEDSVQLTEQSLGGEDFAWYLTKVPGAMARLGTRTPGGRTYDIHQGDLVVDEQAIAAGAALLARAVLRAGADGHAAG; translated from the coding sequence GTGATCGTCGACGCCTCCCGGGTGACCCAGCTGGTCGCCACGCTGCACCCCGAGCTCGTGGAGATCCGGCGGGACATCCACGCCCACCCCGAGCTCGGCCGCACGGAGCAGCGCACCACCCGGCTCGTCGCCGACCGCCTCCGCCTCGCGGGCCTGACCCCGCGGCTGCTGCCCGGCACCGGGCTGACGTGCGACATCGGGCCGAGCCCCCTCGAGACCGGCCGCCGCCGCATCGCCCTGCGCGCGGACATCGACGCGCTGCCGGTGCAGGAGACCACGGGGCTGCCGTTCGCCTCGACGGTCCACGGCGTCGCACACGCCTGCGGCCACGACGTCCACACCGCGGCGGTGCTCGGCGCGGGCCTGGTGCTCGCCGAGCTGCACAGCACGGGGGACCTCCCGGTCGGCGTGCGGCTCCTGCTGCAGCCGGCGGAGGAGGTGCAGCCGGGCGGCGCGCTCGACGTGATCAGCGCCGGCGGTCTCGACGGCATCGGCCGGATCTTCGCCGTGCACTGCGACCCGAAGGTCGACGTCGGGCGCATCGGCACCCGCATCGGGCCGATCACCTCGGCCTCCGACGAGATCACCGTGGTCGTCACCGGGCCCGGCGGGCACACGTCGCGCCCGCACCTCACAGGCGACGTCGTCTACGCGCTCGGCCAGGTCATCACACAGGTCCCGGCGGTGCTCGGCCGTCGGCTCGACCCGCGCTCCGGCGTCAACCTGACCTGGGGCGCCGTGCAGGCCGGCGCCGCCCACAACGCCATCCCGGCCTCGGGCTCCGTGCGCGGCACCCTGCGCTGCCTGGACGTGCGGGCGTGGGAGCGGGCGACGCAGGTGGTGCACGACGCCGTCGAGCAGGTCGTCGCGCCGTACGGCGTCGAGGTCGAGGTGCGGCACCAGCGCGGGGTGCCGCCGGTCGAGAACGACGAGCGCGCCGTCGCGGTGCTCGAGGGCGCCGCGCGCGACGTGCTCGGCGAGGACTCGGTACAGCTCACCGAGCAGTCGCTCGGGGGCGAGGACTTCGCCTGGTACCTGACGAAGGTGCCCGGTGCCATGGCCCGGCTCGGGACCCGCACGCCGGGCGGGCGGACCTACGACATCCACCAGGGGGACCTGGTGGTCGACGAGCAGGCGATCGCCGCCGGCGCCGCCCTGCTGGCCCGGGCGGTCCTGCGGGCGGGCGCCGACGGCCACGCGGCGGGCTGA
- a CDS encoding BMP family protein produces the protein MKKIIRVAALSGAVALALAACGSAPEDSEETGGSDTGASDFKACMVSDSGGFEDKSFNQSGAEGLDRAVEELGVQEVKVESQAETDFTPNIDSLVQQDCDLIIGVGFLLEDPIQTAAEANPDIEFALIDSSFSDADFKPVTLDNAKPLLFNTQEAAYLAGYAAAGTSATGTVATFGGIQLPSVSIFMDGFVDGVAKYNEDNGADVKVLGWDKEAQTGSFTGDFENQANGQNLAKGFIDQGADVIMPVAGPVGLGAAAAAQEAGDVSIVGVDADWYLTAPDYSAIVLTSVMKEIGQAVFDTVSEAADGNFSSDPYVGTLENGGIGIAPFHDFDSVVTDDVKTAVEDLKAQIISGDLVVESPSQN, from the coding sequence GTGAAGAAGATCATCCGTGTGGCCGCCCTCAGCGGGGCTGTCGCGCTCGCCCTCGCCGCGTGCGGCAGCGCGCCGGAGGACTCCGAGGAGACCGGCGGCTCCGACACCGGCGCGTCGGACTTCAAGGCCTGCATGGTCTCCGACTCGGGCGGTTTCGAGGACAAGTCCTTCAACCAGTCCGGTGCCGAGGGCCTCGACCGCGCGGTCGAGGAGCTGGGCGTCCAGGAGGTCAAGGTCGAGTCGCAGGCCGAGACCGACTTCACGCCGAACATCGACTCGCTCGTGCAGCAGGACTGCGACCTCATCATCGGCGTCGGCTTCCTCCTCGAGGACCCGATCCAGACGGCCGCCGAGGCGAACCCGGACATCGAGTTCGCGCTGATCGACTCGTCGTTCTCCGACGCGGACTTCAAGCCGGTCACGCTCGACAACGCCAAGCCGCTCCTGTTCAACACGCAGGAGGCCGCCTACCTCGCCGGCTACGCCGCCGCGGGCACGTCGGCCACCGGCACCGTCGCGACGTTCGGCGGCATCCAGCTGCCGTCGGTCTCGATCTTCATGGACGGCTTCGTCGACGGCGTCGCGAAGTACAACGAGGACAACGGCGCGGACGTCAAGGTCCTCGGCTGGGACAAGGAGGCCCAGACGGGTTCCTTCACCGGTGACTTCGAGAACCAGGCCAACGGCCAGAACCTCGCCAAGGGCTTCATCGACCAGGGCGCGGACGTCATCATGCCCGTCGCCGGCCCGGTCGGCCTCGGCGCGGCGGCGGCGGCCCAGGAGGCCGGCGACGTCTCGATCGTCGGCGTGGACGCCGACTGGTACCTCACGGCGCCGGACTACTCCGCGATCGTCCTGACCTCGGTCATGAAGGAGATCGGCCAGGCCGTGTTCGACACGGTCTCGGAGGCCGCGGACGGCAACTTCTCCTCCGACCCGTACGTCGGCACGCTGGAGAACGGCGGCATCGGCATCGCCCCGTTCCACGACTTCGACTCGGTCGTGACCGACGACGTCAAGACGGCGGTCGAGGACCTCAAGGCCCAGATCATCTCCGGTGACCTGGTCGTGGAGTCCCCGAGCCAGAACTGA
- a CDS encoding ABC transporter ATP-binding protein, which translates to MKLELRGITKRFGALVANDHIDLVVEPGEIHALLGENGAGKSTLMNVLYGFYDPDDGQILVDGAPVTFTGPGDAMAAGIGMVHQHFMLVPVFTVAENVVLGYEPVKGGGLIDLPEARRRVKEISDRFGFDVDPDALVEDLPVGAQQRVEIIKALSRDAQVLILDEPTAVLTPQETDELIAIMRQLKAAGTSIVFITHKLREVRAVADRITVIRRGKVVGSAWPDAAETELASLMVGRSVSLGVDRAPAQPGEVALRVRNLSVLDEAGVRQVDDVSFDVARGEIVAVAGVQGNGQTELTEVILGLQQPVAGSVVLDGTELVGRSVKDVLQAGVGFVPEDRTEDGLVADFSVAENLILDLYDREPFARGISLDPRTVRENAEQRTVEFDVRTPSVDAAAGTLSGGNQQKVVLAREMSRPLRLFIASQPTRGLDVGSIEFVHKRVVQERDNGTPVIIVSTELDEVLALADRIVVMYRGRIVGIVPGGTDRDVLGLMMAGVPQAEAEQQAASHHTVLGVADIDASEEESK; encoded by the coding sequence GTGAAGCTGGAGCTGCGGGGGATCACCAAGCGTTTCGGCGCCCTGGTGGCGAACGACCACATCGACCTCGTGGTCGAGCCCGGCGAGATCCACGCGCTGCTGGGTGAGAACGGCGCGGGCAAGAGCACGCTCATGAACGTGCTCTACGGGTTCTACGACCCGGACGACGGGCAGATCCTCGTCGACGGGGCACCGGTGACGTTCACCGGGCCCGGTGACGCGATGGCCGCCGGCATCGGCATGGTGCACCAGCACTTCATGCTCGTGCCCGTGTTCACCGTCGCGGAGAACGTCGTCCTCGGCTACGAGCCGGTCAAGGGCGGCGGGCTCATCGACCTGCCCGAGGCGCGGCGCCGCGTCAAGGAGATCTCCGACCGCTTCGGGTTCGACGTGGACCCCGACGCCCTCGTCGAGGACCTCCCGGTCGGCGCGCAGCAGCGGGTGGAGATCATCAAGGCGCTGTCACGCGACGCGCAGGTGCTGATCCTGGACGAGCCCACCGCGGTGCTCACGCCCCAGGAGACGGACGAGCTGATCGCGATCATGCGCCAGCTCAAGGCGGCCGGCACCTCCATCGTCTTCATCACCCACAAGCTCCGCGAGGTCCGTGCCGTCGCGGACCGCATCACGGTCATCCGCCGCGGCAAGGTCGTCGGCAGCGCGTGGCCGGACGCCGCGGAGACCGAGCTCGCGTCGCTCATGGTCGGCCGGTCGGTGTCGCTCGGCGTGGACCGCGCTCCCGCGCAGCCGGGCGAGGTGGCGCTGCGGGTCCGGAACCTGTCGGTGCTCGACGAGGCCGGTGTCCGGCAGGTCGACGACGTGTCGTTCGACGTCGCGCGCGGGGAGATCGTCGCGGTCGCCGGCGTGCAGGGCAACGGCCAGACCGAGCTGACCGAGGTCATCCTCGGGCTCCAGCAGCCCGTCGCCGGTTCCGTCGTGCTGGACGGCACCGAGCTGGTGGGCCGCTCGGTCAAGGACGTGCTGCAGGCGGGCGTCGGGTTCGTGCCCGAGGACCGCACCGAGGACGGCCTGGTCGCCGACTTCTCGGTGGCCGAGAACCTCATCCTCGACCTGTACGACCGCGAGCCGTTCGCCCGCGGGATCTCGCTCGACCCCCGCACCGTCCGGGAGAACGCCGAGCAGCGCACCGTCGAGTTCGACGTCCGGACGCCGTCCGTCGACGCCGCCGCCGGCACGCTGTCGGGCGGTAACCAGCAGAAGGTCGTCCTGGCCCGCGAGATGTCCCGGCCGCTGCGGCTGTTCATCGCGTCGCAGCCGACCCGCGGCCTCGACGTCGGGTCCATCGAGTTCGTGCACAAGCGCGTCGTGCAGGAGCGGGACAACGGCACCCCGGTGATCATCGTGTCCACCGAGCTCGACGAGGTGCTCGCGCTGGCCGACCGGATCGTCGTCATGTACCGCGGCCGCATCGTCGGCATCGTCCCCGGCGGCACCGACCGGGACGTCCTGGGCCTCATGATGGCCGGCGTCCCGCAGGCCGAGGCCGAGCAGCAGGCCGCGTCCCACCACACCGTGCTCGGCGTGGCCGACATCGACGCCTCCGAGGAGGAGAGCAAGTGA
- a CDS encoding ABC transporter permease yields MSEATPAPDKPAGSTAPAPRRDDGLEARAQGALREMLSSSWLVTVAAVVLALIISGVLIAAADSAVQDAAGYLFARPSDFFSAVWTAVWGAYRALFEGAVLDPTASSFVRAIRPITETMTWSVPLILAGLGLGIGFRAGMFNIGAQGQIILGAVFAGYIGFAFSLPPGLHLLLAVIGGAIGGGLWAGIAGYLKARTGANEVIVTIMLNNIAIYLVGYLLTLGAFKRGGSNNPISPPIKDSALYPLLLGSQFRLHLGFVVAILAAVFVWWLMNRSTIGFAFRAVGSNASAARTAGINVNRMYLWVMVVAGALAGLAGTAQVLGTEKVLTAGVAASFGFDAITVALLGRSKPLGTFLAGLLFGALRAGGFAMQSRTGTPIDIVLVVQSLVVLFIAAPPLVRAVFRLPSPRGASGAAPELSAPVVKEAAA; encoded by the coding sequence GTGAGCGAGGCGACCCCCGCCCCCGACAAGCCGGCCGGGTCCACGGCGCCGGCCCCCCGGCGCGACGACGGCCTGGAGGCCCGCGCCCAGGGCGCGCTGCGCGAGATGCTCTCCAGCTCCTGGCTGGTGACGGTCGCCGCGGTCGTGCTCGCGCTGATCATCTCCGGCGTGCTCATCGCGGCCGCCGACTCCGCCGTGCAGGACGCGGCGGGCTACCTGTTCGCGCGTCCCTCGGACTTCTTCTCGGCCGTCTGGACGGCCGTCTGGGGCGCGTACCGCGCGCTGTTCGAGGGCGCCGTGCTCGACCCGACGGCGTCGTCGTTCGTCCGGGCCATCCGGCCGATCACCGAGACCATGACCTGGTCGGTCCCGCTGATCCTCGCGGGCCTGGGCCTCGGGATCGGCTTCCGCGCCGGGATGTTCAACATCGGTGCGCAGGGCCAGATCATCCTCGGCGCGGTGTTCGCCGGGTACATCGGCTTCGCGTTCTCGCTGCCCCCGGGCCTGCACCTGCTGCTGGCCGTCATCGGCGGCGCGATCGGCGGCGGTCTGTGGGCCGGCATCGCCGGCTACCTCAAGGCCCGGACCGGCGCCAACGAGGTGATCGTGACGATCATGCTGAACAACATCGCGATCTACCTGGTCGGCTACCTGCTGACGCTGGGCGCGTTCAAGCGCGGGGGCAGCAACAACCCGATCTCGCCGCCGATCAAGGACAGCGCGCTGTACCCGCTGCTGCTCGGGTCGCAGTTCCGGCTGCACCTCGGGTTCGTCGTCGCGATCCTCGCCGCGGTGTTCGTGTGGTGGCTCATGAACCGGTCGACGATCGGCTTCGCGTTCCGCGCGGTCGGCTCCAACGCGAGCGCCGCCCGGACCGCCGGCATCAACGTCAACCGCATGTACCTGTGGGTCATGGTGGTCGCCGGCGCCCTGGCCGGGCTGGCCGGCACGGCGCAGGTGCTCGGCACCGAGAAGGTGCTCACCGCCGGCGTCGCGGCGTCCTTCGGGTTCGACGCGATCACGGTGGCGCTGCTCGGCCGGTCCAAGCCGCTCGGCACGTTCCTGGCGGGCCTGCTGTTCGGCGCGCTGCGGGCCGGTGGCTTCGCGATGCAGTCCCGGACCGGCACGCCGATCGACATCGTGCTCGTCGTGCAGTCGCTGGTCGTCCTGTTCATCGCGGCACCGCCGCTCGTGCGGGCCGTGTTCCGCCTCCCGTCCCCGCGCGGCGCGTCGGGGGCTGCCCCCGAGCTGTCCGCCCCCGTCGTGAAGGAGGCCGCAGCGTGA
- a CDS encoding ABC transporter permease, which yields MSAVTAPAPAAPAPATGKPLPPISYKAPIGYASVAVLALLLFGVLPASGRETTFTVFWPGENLAFTVPSKLTALLLCLVAVALSAWTFQAARTRRKTGIWLPAVYAVALIFALLTWAVADKAQPLPLTSLLQGSLFLAVPLVFGSLAGLLCERSGIINIAIEGQLLAGAFLAAVVATLTQSAYMGLLAAPVAGALVSALLVAFAIKYVVDQIIVGVVLNVLVVGITSYLFSTVLKENAGSLNTPPRLPTLAIPGLSDIPVIGPVLFRQTALVYVMYVVVIVLQVLVFRSRWGLRMRAVGEHPKAADTVGINVNRTRLRNTLLGGAVAGLGGAFFTVANGLAFGKEMTGGKGFIALAAMILGRWSPKGALAAALLFGFADNLQVVLGIIGTPIPSQIMLMTPYVVTIFAVAGLVGRVRAPAAEGIAYVK from the coding sequence GTGAGCGCCGTGACCGCCCCCGCCCCGGCCGCGCCGGCGCCCGCCACGGGCAAGCCGCTGCCGCCGATCTCCTACAAGGCGCCGATCGGGTACGCGTCGGTCGCCGTCCTCGCCCTGCTGCTGTTCGGCGTCCTGCCGGCGTCCGGCCGGGAGACGACGTTCACCGTGTTCTGGCCGGGCGAGAACCTGGCCTTCACGGTGCCGTCGAAGCTCACCGCGCTCCTGCTGTGCCTCGTGGCGGTCGCGCTGTCGGCGTGGACGTTCCAGGCCGCCCGGACCCGTCGGAAGACCGGCATCTGGCTGCCCGCCGTGTACGCGGTGGCGCTGATCTTCGCGCTGCTCACGTGGGCGGTCGCGGACAAGGCGCAGCCCCTGCCGCTGACGTCGCTGCTGCAGGGCTCGCTGTTCCTCGCGGTGCCGCTGGTGTTCGGCTCGCTCGCCGGTCTGCTGTGCGAGCGCTCCGGCATCATCAACATCGCGATCGAGGGCCAGCTGCTCGCGGGGGCGTTCCTCGCGGCCGTCGTCGCGACGCTCACCCAGAGCGCGTACATGGGCCTGCTCGCGGCGCCGGTCGCCGGCGCTCTGGTCTCGGCGCTGCTGGTGGCGTTCGCCATCAAGTACGTCGTGGACCAGATCATCGTCGGCGTCGTGCTGAACGTGCTGGTCGTCGGCATCACGAGCTACCTGTTCTCGACCGTGCTCAAGGAGAACGCCGGCTCGCTCAACACCCCGCCGCGCCTGCCGACCCTGGCGATCCCCGGCCTGTCCGACATCCCGGTGATCGGCCCGGTCCTGTTCCGCCAGACCGCACTGGTGTACGTGATGTACGTCGTGGTGATCGTGCTGCAGGTGCTGGTGTTCCGCAGCCGCTGGGGCCTGCGCATGCGGGCCGTCGGCGAGCACCCGAAGGCGGCGGACACCGTCGGCATCAACGTCAACCGCACGCGGCTGCGCAACACCCTGCTGGGCGGCGCGGTCGCGGGTCTCGGCGGCGCGTTCTTCACCGTCGCGAACGGCCTCGCGTTCGGCAAGGAGATGACCGGCGGCAAGGGCTTCATCGCCCTCGCGGCGATGATCCTCGGCCGGTGGAGCCCCAAGGGCGCGCTGGCCGCCGCCCTGCTGTTCGGGTTCGCCGACAACCTGCAGGTCGTGCTCGGCATCATCGGCACGCCCATCCCCAGCCAGATCATGCTGATGACCCCGTACGTGGTGACGATCTTCGCGGTCGCCGGCCTCGTCGGCCGCGTGCGGGCACCCGCCGCGGAGGGCATCGCGTACGTGAAGTGA
- a CDS encoding cytidine deaminase has product MTTPEIDWDALRAAATEVMHRAYVPYSKFPVGVAALVDDGRVVTGCNVENASYGLTLCAECALVSGLHVSGGGRLVAFACVDAHGNALMPCGRCRQLLWEHGGPDLLVDTVSGIKPMTEVLPDAFGPSDLVERKSS; this is encoded by the coding sequence ATGACCACCCCCGAGATCGACTGGGACGCGCTGCGGGCCGCCGCCACCGAGGTGATGCACCGCGCGTACGTGCCGTACTCGAAGTTCCCCGTCGGGGTCGCCGCGCTCGTCGACGACGGCCGGGTCGTCACCGGCTGCAACGTCGAGAACGCGTCCTACGGCCTGACCCTGTGCGCGGAGTGCGCGCTCGTGTCCGGCCTGCACGTGTCCGGCGGCGGGCGCCTCGTGGCGTTCGCCTGCGTGGACGCCCACGGCAACGCCCTGATGCCGTGCGGCCGCTGCCGTCAGCTCCTGTGGGAGCACGGCGGTCCGGACCTGCTCGTCGACACGGTGAGCGGGATCAAGCCGATGACCGAGGTCCTGCCCGACGCGTTCGGGCCGTCGGACCTGGTCGAGAGGAAGTCGTCGTGA
- a CDS encoding thymidine phosphorylase, whose amino-acid sequence MSTPSTEQFDAVDVIVTKRDGGRLSDAQIDWVIDAYTRGVVAEEQMSALNMAILLNGMDRAEIARWTAAMIASGERMDFSGLRRPTADKHSTGGVGDKITLPLAPLVAVFDVAVPQLSGRGLGHTGGTLDKLESIPGWRAALSNDEMMAQLDDVGAVICQAGSGLAPADRKLYALRDVTGTVEAIPLIASSIMSKKIAEGTGALVLDVKVGSGAFMKDLDRARELARTMVDLGTDAGVRTVALLTDMSTPLGLTAGNALEVRESVEVLAGGGPSDVVELTVALAQEMLAAAGKPDVDVRAALSDGRAMDVWRRMIEAQGGDADATLPVARHTEQVLAPADGVLTRLDAYQVGIAAWRLGAGRARREDPVQAGAGVEMHAKPGDAVRAGQPLLTLHTDTPERFPRALGALEGAFDVASEAATAPTPLVLDRIAAS is encoded by the coding sequence GTGAGCACCCCCAGCACCGAGCAGTTCGACGCCGTGGACGTCATCGTCACCAAGCGGGACGGCGGCCGGCTCTCCGACGCCCAGATCGACTGGGTGATCGACGCGTACACGCGCGGCGTCGTCGCCGAGGAGCAGATGTCGGCACTCAACATGGCGATCCTGCTCAACGGCATGGACCGCGCGGAGATCGCCCGCTGGACCGCCGCGATGATCGCGTCCGGCGAGCGCATGGACTTCTCCGGCCTGCGGCGCCCGACGGCCGACAAGCACTCCACCGGCGGCGTCGGCGACAAGATCACGCTGCCGCTCGCGCCCCTCGTCGCCGTGTTCGACGTGGCGGTCCCGCAGCTGTCCGGGCGCGGACTCGGCCACACCGGCGGCACGCTCGACAAGCTCGAGTCGATCCCCGGCTGGCGCGCGGCGCTCAGCAACGACGAGATGATGGCGCAGCTCGACGACGTCGGCGCGGTCATCTGCCAGGCGGGCTCCGGCCTCGCCCCCGCGGACCGCAAGCTCTACGCGCTGCGGGACGTCACCGGCACCGTCGAGGCCATCCCGCTGATCGCGTCGTCGATCATGAGCAAGAAGATCGCCGAGGGCACGGGCGCGCTCGTGCTCGACGTGAAGGTCGGTTCCGGCGCGTTCATGAAGGACCTGGACCGCGCCCGCGAGCTCGCGCGCACGATGGTCGACCTCGGCACCGACGCGGGCGTGCGGACCGTCGCGCTGCTGACGGACATGTCCACGCCGCTCGGTCTCACCGCGGGCAACGCGCTCGAGGTCCGGGAGTCCGTGGAGGTGCTCGCCGGCGGCGGGCCGTCCGACGTCGTCGAGCTCACCGTCGCGCTGGCGCAGGAGATGCTCGCGGCCGCCGGGAAGCCGGACGTCGACGTGCGGGCCGCGCTGTCCGACGGCCGGGCCATGGACGTGTGGCGCCGGATGATCGAGGCTCAGGGCGGCGACGCCGACGCGACGCTGCCGGTCGCCCGGCACACCGAGCAGGTGCTCGCGCCCGCCGACGGCGTCCTGACCCGGCTCGACGCGTACCAGGTCGGCATCGCGGCGTGGCGGCTCGGCGCCGGGCGCGCCCGCCGGGAGGACCCGGTGCAGGCCGGGGCGGGCGTCGAGATGCACGCGAAGCCCGGCGACGCCGTGCGGGCCGGCCAGCCGCTGCTGACGCTGCACACCGACACCCCGGAGCGGTTCCCGCGGGCGCTGGGCGCGCTCGAGGGCGCGTTCGACGTGGCGTCGGAGGCGGCGACCGCGCCGACGCCGCTGGTCCTGGACCGCATCGCGGCGTCCTGA